From one Streptomyces sp. Q6 genomic stretch:
- the idi gene encoding isopentenyl-diphosphate Delta-isomerase, giving the protein MPITPATAANSSSNGTGEAILLELVDEDGRTIGTAEKLAAHQAPGQLHRAFSVFLFDEQGRLLLQQRALGKYHSPGVWSNTCCGHPYPGEAPFAAAARRTFEELGVSPSLMAEAGTVRYNHPDPESGLVEQEFNHLFVGMVQAPLVPDPEEVGATAFVTADELAERHAKDPFSAWFMTVLDAARPAVRELTGPTAGW; this is encoded by the coding sequence ATGCCGATCACACCTGCCACCGCGGCGAACAGCTCGTCGAACGGCACCGGAGAAGCGATCTTGCTGGAACTCGTCGACGAGGACGGCAGGACGATCGGCACGGCGGAGAAGCTCGCCGCGCATCAGGCGCCGGGGCAGCTGCACAGAGCGTTCTCCGTGTTCCTCTTCGACGAGCAGGGGCGGCTGCTGCTCCAGCAGCGGGCGCTCGGCAAGTACCACTCCCCCGGCGTGTGGTCGAACACCTGCTGCGGGCACCCGTACCCGGGCGAGGCCCCGTTCGCGGCGGCCGCCCGCCGTACGTTCGAGGAGCTCGGCGTCTCGCCGTCGCTGATGGCGGAGGCCGGAACCGTGCGCTACAACCACCCGGACCCGGAGTCGGGCCTGGTGGAGCAGGAGTTCAACCACCTCTTCGTGGGGATGGTGCAGGCGCCGCTCGTTCCGGACCCCGAGGAGGTCGGGGCGACGGCGTTCGTGACGGCCGACGAGCTGGCCGAGCGGCACGCGAAGGACCCGTTCTCCGCGTGGTTCATGACCGTGCTCGACGCGGCGCGCCCGGCGGTCAGGGAGCTGACGGGTCCGACGGCCGGCTGGTGA
- a CDS encoding N-acetyltransferase — translation MTDTGTWSTRPETDADRAAVHAVNVAAFPTPAEADLVDALRADEDAWLDGLSYVAEAPDGTVAAHALITRCTVDGAPAAALAPVAVRPQDQRTGAGSAVVRAVLEAARARGERIVLVLGHPEYYPRFGFVPASTYGIRPGFDVPDEAMMALILDGGPDSGQVPRGTITYPAAFGV, via the coding sequence TTGACCGACACCGGTACCTGGTCCACCCGCCCCGAGACCGACGCCGACCGGGCGGCGGTGCACGCCGTCAACGTCGCGGCGTTCCCGACCCCCGCCGAGGCCGATCTCGTCGACGCGCTGCGTGCCGACGAGGACGCGTGGCTCGACGGACTGTCGTACGTCGCCGAGGCGCCGGACGGCACGGTCGCCGCGCACGCGCTGATCACCCGCTGCACCGTGGACGGGGCACCGGCGGCGGCCCTCGCGCCGGTGGCCGTACGGCCGCAGGACCAGCGCACGGGGGCCGGTTCGGCCGTCGTACGCGCGGTGCTGGAGGCGGCACGCGCGCGTGGGGAGCGGATCGTGCTCGTTCTCGGACACCCCGAGTACTACCCGCGGTTCGGCTTCGTGCCCGCGTCGACGTACGGCATCAGGCCCGGCTTCGACGTGCCCGACGAGGCGATGATGGCGCTGATCCTCGACGGTGGACCCGATTCCGGGCAGGTCCCGCGGGGCACGATCACCTACCCGGCCGCTTTCGGCGTCTGA
- a CDS encoding cation diffusion facilitator family transporter — protein MGVGHSHDHGHSHGPTTGTAAAAHRGRLRIALSITLTVMVVEIVGGVMADSLALIADAAHMATDALGLAMALIAIHFANRPASEQRTFGYARAEILAALANCLLLLGVGGYVLYEAVQRFMEPAETAGGLTIVYGLIGLTANMISLSLLVKGQQESLNVRGAFLEVAADALGSLAVLISAVIILTTGWQAADPIASIVIGLMIVPRTVKLLRETLNVLLESAPRGVDMAEVRAHILALPGVEDVHDLHAWTITSGMPVLSAHVVVSPDVLSAIGNEKMLHELQGCLGDHFDVEHCTFQLEPTGHAEHEAKLCH, from the coding sequence ATGGGCGTCGGGCACAGCCACGACCACGGGCACAGCCATGGACCCACGACGGGGACGGCCGCCGCCGCCCACCGGGGCCGGCTGCGCATCGCGCTGTCGATCACGCTGACCGTGATGGTGGTGGAGATCGTCGGCGGCGTCATGGCCGACTCGCTCGCGCTGATCGCGGACGCGGCCCACATGGCGACGGACGCGCTCGGCCTCGCGATGGCCCTGATCGCGATCCACTTCGCGAACCGTCCGGCGAGCGAGCAGCGGACGTTCGGTTACGCGCGGGCCGAGATCCTCGCCGCGCTCGCCAACTGTCTGCTGCTGCTCGGCGTCGGCGGCTACGTCCTGTACGAGGCGGTCCAGCGCTTCATGGAGCCGGCCGAGACGGCGGGCGGCCTGACGATCGTCTACGGCCTGATCGGTCTGACGGCGAACATGATCTCGCTGTCGCTGCTCGTCAAGGGGCAGCAGGAGAGCCTGAACGTGCGCGGGGCGTTCCTGGAGGTGGCCGCCGACGCGCTGGGCTCGCTGGCGGTGCTGATCTCGGCCGTGATCATCCTCACGACGGGCTGGCAGGCGGCCGACCCGATCGCGTCGATCGTCATCGGACTCATGATCGTCCCGCGTACGGTGAAGCTGCTGCGCGAGACCCTGAACGTGCTGCTCGAATCGGCCCCGAGGGGCGTCGACATGGCGGAGGTCAGGGCGCACATACTGGCGCTGCCCGGCGTCGAGGACGTCCACGATCTGCACGCCTGGACGATCACCTCGGGGATGCCGGTCCTCTCCGCGCACGTGGTCGTCAGTCCCGACGTGCTGAGCGCGATCGGCAACGAGAAGATGCTGCACGAGTTGCAGGGCTGCCTCGGCGACCACTTCGACGTGGAGCACTGCACGTTCCAGCTGGAGCCCACCGGGCACGCCGAGCACGAGGCGAAGCTCTGCCACTGA
- a CDS encoding DUF5941 domain-containing protein produces MSTAIVTGQPVPGSSLEGDLRALGFDVRLAPDAADAEAALATVPGGQRVAVVDAGFVGHVHALRLGLTDPRFNASAIPGALAVLPSTRQALNRAVTESGMHPDAVAKSLEAAGTDVHRPELGDLVAAVPTDPQARNEVRQSVAAVDDEAIRLRTAVKARDGFFTTYCVSPYSRYLARWCARRGLTPNQVTTASLLTALIAAGCAATGTRPGFVAAGLLLLFSFVLDCTDGQLARYSLQYSTLGAWLDATFDRAKEYAYYAGLALGAANADGDDVWALALGAMVLQTCRHVVDFSFNEANHDAAANTSPTAALSDKLDSVGWTVWVRRMIVLPIGERWALIAILTALTTPRITFVVLLVGCALAACYTTAGRLLRSLTRKARRTDRAAQALADLADSGPLARLFSKVKVPAPAPVIAALGGVAVVTVSALTDVGGTWPIVVAAVYCVTSGLAVARPLKGTLDWLVPPIFRASEYLTVLVLAARSEVNGALPAAFGLVAAVAYHHYDTVYRIRGGTGAPPHWLVRAIGGHEGRTLVVTILAALFTTTDFTVALTVCAVFVALVVLAESIRFWVSAGAPAVHDEGEPA; encoded by the coding sequence CTGTCGACCGCCATCGTCACCGGTCAGCCGGTCCCCGGGTCGTCCCTGGAGGGCGATCTGCGGGCGCTCGGCTTCGACGTTCGGCTCGCCCCGGACGCCGCGGACGCCGAAGCGGCGCTCGCGACCGTCCCCGGCGGCCAGCGGGTCGCGGTCGTGGACGCGGGATTCGTGGGCCATGTCCACGCCCTGCGCCTCGGCCTCACCGACCCTCGCTTCAACGCCTCGGCGATCCCCGGCGCCCTCGCGGTGCTGCCCTCCACCCGGCAGGCCCTGAACCGGGCCGTCACGGAGAGCGGCATGCACCCCGACGCCGTCGCCAAGTCCCTGGAGGCGGCCGGCACCGACGTGCACCGCCCCGAGCTCGGTGACCTCGTCGCCGCGGTGCCCACCGACCCGCAGGCCCGCAACGAGGTCCGCCAGTCCGTCGCCGCCGTCGACGACGAGGCGATCCGGCTGCGCACCGCCGTCAAGGCGCGGGACGGCTTCTTCACCACGTACTGCGTCAGCCCGTACTCCCGCTACCTCGCGCGGTGGTGCGCACGCCGCGGCCTGACCCCCAACCAGGTCACCACCGCGTCGCTGCTCACCGCGCTGATCGCGGCGGGCTGCGCGGCGACCGGCACGCGCCCCGGCTTCGTCGCCGCGGGCCTGCTCCTCCTCTTCTCCTTCGTCCTGGACTGCACGGACGGGCAGCTCGCCCGCTACTCGTTGCAGTACTCGACGCTCGGCGCCTGGCTCGACGCGACCTTCGACCGCGCCAAGGAGTACGCCTACTACGCGGGCCTCGCGCTCGGCGCGGCCAACGCCGACGGCGACGACGTGTGGGCCCTGGCCCTCGGCGCGATGGTGTTGCAGACCTGCCGGCACGTCGTCGACTTCTCCTTCAACGAGGCGAACCACGACGCCGCGGCCAACACCAGCCCCACCGCCGCCCTCTCCGACAAGCTCGACAGCGTCGGCTGGACGGTCTGGGTGCGCCGGATGATAGTGCTGCCGATCGGCGAACGCTGGGCGCTGATCGCGATCCTCACCGCACTGACCACCCCGCGCATCACCTTCGTCGTCCTCCTCGTCGGCTGCGCGCTCGCCGCCTGCTACACGACCGCCGGGCGCCTCCTGCGCTCGCTCACCCGCAAGGCCCGCCGCACCGACCGCGCCGCACAGGCCCTCGCCGATCTCGCCGACTCGGGGCCGCTCGCGCGGCTGTTCAGCAAGGTGAAGGTGCCCGCCCCCGCCCCTGTGATCGCCGCTCTCGGCGGCGTGGCCGTCGTCACGGTGAGTGCGCTCACGGATGTCGGCGGCACCTGGCCGATCGTCGTCGCCGCCGTGTACTGCGTCACGTCGGGCCTGGCCGTCGCCCGACCCCTCAAGGGCACCCTCGACTGGCTCGTGCCCCCGATTTTCCGGGCCTCCGAGTACCTGACCGTCCTGGTCCTCGCGGCCCGCTCGGAGGTGAACGGTGCCCTGCCCGCGGCTTTCGGGCTGGTGGCGGCGGTCGCCTACCATCACTACGACACGGTGTACCGCATTCGCGGCGGCACCGGGGCGCCCCCGCACTGGCTGGTGCGGGCGATCGGCGGGCACGAAGGCAGAACGCTGGTGGTCACGATCCTGGCCGCGCTGTTCACAACCACAGATTTCACCGTCGCGCTCACGGTCTGCGCCGTGTTCGTGGCACTCGTGGTGCTCGCCGAGAGCATCCGCTTCTGGGTCTCTGCTGGAGCACCCGCCGTACACGATGAAGGAGAACCCGCATGA
- a CDS encoding phosphocholine cytidylyltransferase family protein, with translation MIGLVLAAGAGSRLRPYTETLPKALVPVVGEGTENELSVLDLTLKNFAEIGLTEVGIIVGYRKEVVYERKAALEAKYGLKLTLIENDVAEKWNNAYSLWCGRDAIKHSVILANGDTVHPVSVEKTLLAARGDGKKIILALDTVKTLGEEEMKVVVDPDKGVQKITKLMDPSEATGEYIGVTLIEGEAADELADALKATYERDPQLYYEDGYQELVNRGFKVDVAPIGDVPWVEIDNHEDLAKGREIACQY, from the coding sequence ATGATCGGCCTCGTCCTGGCCGCCGGCGCCGGCAGCCGGCTCCGCCCCTACACCGAGACGCTTCCCAAGGCGCTCGTGCCCGTCGTGGGCGAGGGAACCGAGAACGAGCTCTCCGTCCTCGACCTCACCCTGAAGAACTTCGCCGAGATCGGCCTCACCGAGGTCGGCATCATCGTCGGCTACCGCAAGGAGGTCGTCTACGAGCGCAAGGCAGCGCTCGAGGCGAAGTACGGCCTGAAGCTGACGCTCATCGAGAACGACGTCGCCGAGAAGTGGAACAACGCCTACTCCCTGTGGTGCGGCCGTGACGCCATCAAGCACTCGGTGATCCTCGCCAACGGCGACACCGTGCACCCGGTCTCCGTGGAGAAGACGCTGCTCGCCGCCCGCGGCGACGGCAAGAAGATCATCCTCGCCCTGGACACGGTGAAGACCCTCGGCGAAGAGGAGATGAAGGTCGTCGTGGACCCCGACAAGGGCGTCCAGAAGATCACGAAGCTGATGGACCCCTCCGAGGCCACCGGCGAGTACATCGGCGTCACCCTCATCGAGGGCGAGGCCGCCGACGAGCTGGCCGACGCCCTGAAGGCCACGTACGAGCGTGACCCGCAGCTGTACTACGAGGACGGCTACCAGGAGCTCGTGAACCGCGGCTTCAAGGTCGACGTCGCGCCCATCGGCGATGTCCCGTGGGTCGAGATCGACAACCACGAGGACCTGGCCAAGGGGCGGGAGATCGCGTGCCAGTACTGA
- a CDS encoding iron-containing alcohol dehydrogenase family protein, which yields MPVLTRLIPSPVVVDIRPGALDDLAKVLADQRISSSTGRLAIAISGGSGAALRTRLAPSLPRAEWFEVGGGTLDDAIQLADDIKKAGRFDAVVGLGGGKIIDCGKFAAARVGLPLVAVATNLSHDGLCSPVATLDNDAGRGSYGVPNPIAVVIDLDIIREAPARFVRSGIGDALSNISAVADWELAARERGEDIDGLAAAMARQAGEAVLRHPGGVGDDGFLQVLAEGLVLTGIAMSVSGDSRPASGACHEINHAFDLLHPKRAASHGEQCGLGAAFAMHLRGAHEESRYMAEVLRRHGLPVLPEEIGFTVDEFVKVVEFAPQTRPGRYTILEHLDLSTDQIRDAYADYAKAIGS from the coding sequence GTGCCAGTACTGACGAGGCTCATCCCCTCGCCGGTCGTCGTCGACATCCGGCCGGGAGCGCTCGACGACCTGGCCAAGGTCCTCGCCGACCAGAGGATCTCGTCGTCCACGGGGCGCCTGGCCATCGCGATCAGCGGTGGCTCGGGCGCTGCCCTGCGCACCCGCCTCGCGCCCTCGCTGCCCCGCGCCGAGTGGTTCGAGGTCGGGGGCGGCACCCTCGACGACGCCATCCAGCTCGCCGACGACATCAAGAAGGCGGGCCGTTTCGACGCCGTCGTCGGCCTCGGTGGCGGCAAGATCATCGACTGCGGCAAGTTCGCCGCGGCGCGCGTGGGCCTGCCGCTGGTCGCCGTCGCGACGAACCTGTCGCACGACGGCCTGTGCTCGCCGGTCGCGACCCTCGACAACGACGCGGGCCGCGGCAGCTACGGCGTGCCGAACCCGATCGCCGTCGTCATCGACCTCGACATCATCCGTGAGGCCCCGGCGCGCTTCGTGCGCTCCGGCATCGGTGACGCCCTGTCCAACATCTCCGCGGTCGCGGACTGGGAGCTCGCGGCCCGTGAGCGCGGCGAGGACATCGACGGTCTCGCGGCCGCCATGGCCCGCCAGGCCGGCGAGGCCGTGCTCCGGCACCCGGGCGGCGTCGGCGACGACGGCTTCCTCCAGGTGCTCGCCGAGGGCCTGGTCCTCACCGGCATCGCCATGTCCGTGTCGGGCGACTCCCGTCCGGCGTCCGGCGCCTGCCACGAGATCAACCACGCCTTCGACCTCCTCCACCCCAAGCGCGCCGCCAGCCACGGCGAGCAGTGCGGCCTGGGCGCGGCCTTCGCGATGCACCTGCGCGGTGCTCACGAGGAGTCCCGCTACATGGCCGAGGTGCTGCGCCGCCACGGCCTGCCCGTGCTGCCCGAGGAGATCGGCTTCACCGTGGACGAGTTCGTCAAGGTCGTGGAGTTCGCTCCGCAGACCCGGCCGGGCCGCTACACGATCCTCGAACACCTCGACCTCTCCACCGACCAGATCAGGGACGCCTACGCCGACTATGCAAAAGCCATCGGTAGCTGA
- a CDS encoding CDP-alcohol phosphatidyltransferase family protein: protein MQKPSVAELRPVVHPAGVKDRRSGEHWMGRLYMREISLRVDRHLVNTKVTPNQLTYLMTVCGVLAAPALLVPGIWGAVLGVVAVQLYLLLDCVDGEIARWRKQYSLTGVWMDRVGAYLTDAAVLVGFGLRAADLWGGGRIDWLWAFLGTLAALGAILIKSETDLVAVARAQSGKEQVKEAASEMRSSGMALARRAAAMLNFHRLILGIEATLLILVLAIVDQMRGDLFFTRLGVAVLAGIALLQTLLHLVSILASSRLK from the coding sequence ATGCAAAAGCCATCGGTAGCTGAGCTCCGCCCGGTCGTTCACCCCGCGGGCGTGAAGGACCGCCGGAGCGGTGAGCACTGGATGGGCCGGCTCTACATGCGCGAGATCTCGCTGCGTGTCGACCGGCACCTGGTGAACACCAAGGTCACGCCCAACCAGCTGACCTACCTGATGACCGTCTGCGGTGTCCTCGCGGCTCCCGCGCTCCTCGTCCCGGGCATCTGGGGCGCGGTCCTCGGCGTTGTCGCGGTGCAGCTCTACCTGCTGCTCGACTGCGTCGACGGCGAGATCGCGCGGTGGCGCAAGCAGTACTCGCTCACCGGCGTCTGGATGGACCGCGTCGGCGCGTACCTCACCGACGCCGCCGTCCTCGTCGGCTTCGGCCTGCGTGCCGCGGACCTGTGGGGCGGCGGCCGGATCGACTGGCTGTGGGCCTTCCTCGGCACGCTCGCCGCGCTCGGCGCCATCCTGATCAAGTCCGAGACGGACCTGGTCGCCGTGGCCCGCGCGCAGAGCGGCAAGGAGCAGGTCAAGGAGGCCGCGTCCGAGATGCGCTCCTCGGGCATGGCGCTGGCCCGCAGGGCCGCCGCGATGCTCAACTTCCACCGGCTCATCCTCGGCATCGAGGCGACCCTGCTCATCCTGGTCCTCGCGATCGTGGACCAGATGCGGGGCGACCTGTTCTTCACGCGCCTCGGTGTGGCCGTCCTCGCGGGCATCGCGCTCCTCCAGACGCTGCTCCACCTCGTGTCCATCCTCGCTTCGAGCAGGCTGAAGTGA
- a CDS encoding glycosyltransferase family 2 protein gives MGNRPAELRALLDSVAKQDGAPVELVVVGNGSPVPDVPEGVRTVELPENLGIPGGRNVGIEAFGPSGSDVDILMFLDDDGLLPLTDTAELCREAFAADPKLGIISFRIADPDTGETQRRHVPRLRAADPMRSSRVTTFLGGANAVRTRVIAEAGPLPAEFFYAHEETDLAWRALDAGWMIDYRADMVLHHPTTAPSRHAVYHRMVARNRVWLARRNLPAPLIPVYLGVWLLLTLARRPSGPALKAWLGGFKEGWTTPCGPRRPMKWRTVWRLTRLGRPPVI, from the coding sequence ATGGGCAACCGGCCGGCCGAGCTGCGCGCCCTCCTCGACTCGGTCGCCAAGCAGGACGGCGCCCCGGTCGAGCTGGTCGTGGTCGGCAACGGATCACCCGTCCCGGACGTCCCCGAAGGCGTACGGACCGTCGAGCTGCCCGAGAACCTGGGCATCCCCGGCGGCCGCAACGTCGGCATCGAGGCGTTCGGCCCGTCCGGATCCGACGTCGACATCCTCATGTTCCTCGACGACGACGGCCTGCTGCCGCTCACCGACACGGCCGAGCTGTGCCGCGAGGCCTTCGCCGCCGACCCGAAGCTCGGCATCATCAGCTTCCGCATCGCCGACCCGGACACCGGCGAGACCCAGCGCCGCCACGTCCCGCGGCTGCGCGCCGCCGACCCGATGCGCTCCTCGCGCGTGACCACGTTCCTCGGCGGCGCCAACGCCGTCCGTACGCGCGTGATCGCCGAGGCCGGACCGCTGCCCGCCGAGTTCTTCTACGCCCATGAGGAGACCGATCTCGCCTGGCGTGCCCTCGACGCGGGCTGGATGATCGACTACCGCGCCGACATGGTCCTGCACCACCCGACCACGGCCCCCTCCCGGCACGCGGTCTACCACCGCATGGTGGCCCGCAACCGGGTCTGGCTGGCCCGCCGCAACCTGCCCGCGCCGCTGATCCCCGTGTACCTCGGCGTGTGGCTGCTCCTGACCTTGGCCCGCCGTCCCTCGGGCCCGGCCCTGAAGGCCTGGCTGGGCGGTTTCAAGGAAGGCTGGACGACGCCGTGCGGCCCTCGGCGTCCGATGAAGTGGCGTACGGTGTGGCGCCTGACCCGACTGGGCCGACCTCCTGTCATCTGA
- a CDS encoding ABC transporter permease, whose amino-acid sequence MSETTHDGGVAVSAAPSPDDGLSPAELAAKYGLSVSGARPGLSEYVRQLWGRRHFILAFSQAKLTAQYSQAKLGQVWQVATPLLNALVYYLIFGLILGANRGMDKEVYIPFLVTGVFVFTFTQSSVMAGVRAISGNLGLVRALHFPRASLPVSFALQQLQQLLFSMIVLFIVACAFGSFPSLSWLLIVPVLALQFLFNTGLALIMARAGAKTPDLAQLMPFVMRTWMYASGVMFSIPIMLEGKPTWIADVLQWNPAAIYMDLMRFALIDGYGSENLPPHVWAVALGWAVLVAVGGFVYFWKSEERYGRG is encoded by the coding sequence GTGAGTGAGACAACGCATGACGGCGGTGTCGCGGTGAGCGCCGCCCCGTCGCCCGACGACGGGCTCTCCCCGGCCGAGCTCGCCGCCAAGTACGGCTTGTCCGTCAGCGGAGCGCGGCCCGGCCTGTCCGAGTACGTACGGCAGCTGTGGGGCCGACGGCACTTCATCCTCGCCTTCTCGCAGGCGAAGCTGACGGCCCAGTACAGCCAGGCCAAGCTCGGCCAGGTCTGGCAGGTGGCGACCCCCCTCCTGAACGCCCTCGTCTACTACCTGATCTTCGGCCTGATCCTGGGCGCGAACCGGGGCATGGACAAGGAGGTCTACATCCCGTTCCTGGTGACGGGTGTCTTCGTCTTCACCTTCACGCAGTCGTCCGTCATGGCGGGCGTACGCGCGATCTCCGGCAACCTGGGCCTGGTGCGCGCCCTGCACTTCCCGCGCGCCTCGCTGCCCGTCTCCTTCGCGCTCCAGCAGCTCCAGCAGCTGCTGTTCTCGATGATCGTGCTGTTCATCGTGGCGTGCGCCTTCGGCAGCTTCCCGTCCCTGTCGTGGCTGCTGATCGTTCCGGTCCTCGCGTTGCAGTTCCTCTTCAACACCGGACTCGCGCTGATCATGGCCAGGGCGGGCGCGAAGACCCCGGACCTCGCGCAGCTCATGCCGTTCGTGATGCGTACGTGGATGTACGCGTCCGGCGTCATGTTCTCCATCCCGATCATGCTGGAGGGCAAGCCGACCTGGATCGCCGACGTCCTCCAGTGGAACCCGGCGGCGATCTACATGGACCTGATGCGGTTCGCGCTGATCGACGGCTACGGCTCCGAGAACCTGCCGCCGCACGTCTGGGCGGTCGCCCTCGGCTGGGCCGTACTGGTCGCCGTCGGCGGCTTCGTCTACTTCTGGAAGTCCGAGGAGCGGTACGGCCGTGGCTGA
- a CDS encoding ABC transporter ATP-binding protein, producing the protein MADLDKNPSDARVPTVIADELHIVYRVNGAKTGKGSATSALSRILKRGEERGVRKVHAVKGVSFTSYRGEAIGLIGSNGSGKSTLLRAIAGLLPAEKGKVYTDGQPSLLGVNAALMNDLTGERNVILGGLAMGMSREEIKARYQDIVDFSGINEKGDFITLPMRTYSSGMAARLRFSIAAAKDHDVLMIDEALATGDRKFQKRSEARIRELRKEAGTVFLVSHNNKSIRDTCDRVLWLERGELRMDGPTGEVLKEYEKFTGK; encoded by the coding sequence GTGGCTGATCTCGACAAGAACCCCTCCGACGCCCGCGTTCCCACGGTCATCGCCGACGAGCTGCACATCGTGTACCGCGTCAACGGCGCCAAGACCGGCAAGGGCAGCGCGACGTCGGCACTGAGCCGCATACTCAAGCGCGGCGAGGAGCGCGGCGTGCGCAAGGTGCACGCGGTCAAGGGCGTCTCCTTCACGTCCTACCGGGGCGAGGCCATCGGCCTCATCGGCTCGAACGGCTCCGGCAAGTCGACGCTGCTGCGCGCCATCGCCGGCCTGCTCCCCGCCGAGAAGGGCAAGGTCTACACCGACGGCCAGCCCTCGCTGCTCGGTGTGAACGCGGCCCTCATGAACGACCTCACGGGCGAGCGCAACGTGATCCTCGGTGGCCTCGCCATGGGCATGTCCCGCGAGGAGATCAAGGCGCGCTACCAGGACATCGTCGACTTCTCCGGGATCAACGAGAAGGGTGACTTCATCACCCTGCCGATGCGCACCTACTCGTCCGGCATGGCGGCCCGCCTGCGGTTCTCCATCGCGGCCGCCAAGGACCACGACGTGCTGATGATCGACGAGGCCCTGGCGACGGGTGACCGCAAGTTCCAGAAGCGCTCCGAGGCCCGCATCCGCGAGCTGCGCAAGGAGGCCGGCACGGTCTTCCTGGTGAGCCACAACAACAAGTCCATTCGCGACACCTGTGACCGCGTTCTGTGGCTGGAGCGCGGGGAACTGCGTATGGACGGTCCGACGGGCGAGGTACTCAAGGAGTACGAGAAGTTCACGGGCAAGTAA
- the hpnC gene encoding squalene synthase HpnC: MTASRPRPGTPESATLDKAADENFPVAPFFLPRAWRDDLMAVYGYARLVDDIGDGDLAPGGADARFLGVSPDRADDRLAMLDAFEADLRRVFDSTPRHPLLKALQPTVRRRSLTPEPFLGLIQANRQDQLVARYETYDDLLAYCELSANPVGRLVLAITGTATPERIRRSDAVCTGLQIVEHLQDVAEDLGRDRVYLPAEDMKEFHVQESDLALATAGASVRALVAFEAERALGLLNEGTPLVGSVHGRLKLLLAGFVAGGKAAVHAITAVSYDVLPGPPKPTKLRLLREVGATLRGEG; the protein is encoded by the coding sequence GTGACCGCATCCCGCCCGCGCCCCGGTACCCCGGAGAGCGCCACCCTGGACAAGGCCGCCGACGAGAACTTCCCGGTGGCCCCCTTCTTCCTGCCGCGCGCCTGGCGCGACGACCTGATGGCCGTGTACGGGTACGCGCGCCTCGTCGACGACATCGGTGACGGCGACCTCGCGCCCGGCGGCGCGGACGCCCGTTTCCTCGGTGTCTCACCCGATCGGGCCGACGACCGGCTCGCGATGCTGGACGCCTTCGAAGCGGATCTGCGCCGGGTCTTCGACTCGACCCCCAGACATCCGCTCCTGAAGGCCTTGCAGCCCACCGTCCGCCGCCGCTCCCTGACCCCCGAGCCGTTCCTCGGCCTCATCCAGGCCAACCGCCAGGACCAGCTCGTCGCGCGCTACGAGACGTACGACGACCTCCTCGCGTACTGCGAGCTCTCCGCCAACCCGGTCGGCCGCCTCGTCCTCGCCATCACCGGCACCGCGACCCCCGAGCGGATCCGCCGCTCGGACGCCGTCTGCACGGGCCTCCAGATCGTCGAGCACCTCCAGGACGTGGCCGAGGACCTGGGGCGGGACCGCGTCTACCTGCCCGCCGAGGACATGAAAGAGTTCCACGTGCAGGAGTCCGATCTCGCCCTGGCGACGGCGGGCGCGTCGGTGCGCGCCCTGGTCGCGTTCGAAGCGGAACGCGCCCTCGGGCTCCTGAATGAAGGCACCCCCCTCGTGGGTAGCGTCCACGGCAGGTTGAAGCTGCTGCTGGCCGGGTTCGTGGCAGGGGGGAAGGCGGCGGTGCACGCGATCACCGCCGTTTCGTACGACGTCCTTCCTGGACCACCCAAACCCACCAAGCTCCGGCTATTGCGCGAGGTGGGAGCGACTCTGCGAGGAGAGGGGTGA